A single genomic interval of Psychroserpens sp. NJDZ02 harbors:
- a CDS encoding AAA family ATPase: MEKTLTQQPANCIKIVLFGPESTGKTTLSKQLALHYHSVWVPEYARDYLQNKWDNERGICEPKDLLPIARGQMALENKWAKKTDSVLICDTDLLEYKVYSEVYYSGMCDPLLEKYALENIYDLYFLTYIDTPWEADDLRDKPEERETMFKAFESALIKYKKPYVLLKGDKKSRLQLAIKHIDLLLAKYNDAV; this comes from the coding sequence ATGGAAAAAACACTTACGCAACAACCTGCAAATTGTATAAAAATAGTATTGTTTGGACCTGAATCTACAGGGAAAACAACATTGTCAAAACAATTAGCATTACATTATCATTCGGTTTGGGTGCCAGAATACGCAAGAGATTATCTTCAAAATAAATGGGATAATGAACGGGGAATTTGCGAGCCTAAGGATTTATTACCCATAGCTAGAGGGCAAATGGCATTGGAAAACAAGTGGGCTAAAAAAACAGATTCTGTGTTGATTTGTGATACAGATTTATTGGAATATAAAGTCTATTCTGAAGTTTATTATTCTGGCATGTGTGATCCTTTACTTGAAAAATATGCATTAGAAAACATCTATGACTTATACTTTTTAACGTATATTGATACACCATGGGAAGCGGATGACCTTCGCGATAAGCCAGAAGAACGAGAAACTATGTTTAAGGCATTTGAATCAGCGTTGATAAAATATAAAAAACCATATGTTTTATTAAAAGGTGATAAAAAGTCAAGATTGCAATTAGCAATCAAACATATAGATTTATTATTAGCAAAATATAACGATGCAGTTTAA
- the pnuC gene encoding nicotinamide riboside transporter PnuC: MSHIFNFFFEQYFEYDTVDIILEIIAVIFGFLSVWYSKENKIWVFPTGMISTIIFVYLLLKWGLLGDMMINAYYFIMSVYGWYIWTRQVDKSDVTPIARTTQKEKKASVVIFIGTLFFVYFVYQWFDKWTSWVAYADTITTAIFFVGMWLMARRKIENWIFWIIGDIISVPLYFYKGFTFTSFQYLGFTIIAIYGYLAWKKHLRNNLQIV; this comes from the coding sequence ATGAGCCACATTTTTAATTTCTTTTTTGAGCAATATTTCGAGTATGACACTGTAGATATTATTCTAGAAATTATCGCAGTCATTTTTGGATTTTTATCTGTTTGGTATTCTAAAGAGAATAAAATTTGGGTATTTCCAACAGGTATGATTAGTACCATTATTTTTGTCTATCTTTTGCTAAAATGGGGATTGTTAGGTGATATGATGATAAATGCCTATTATTTTATTATGAGTGTTTATGGTTGGTATATTTGGACAAGGCAAGTAGATAAAAGTGATGTTACACCAATAGCTAGAACAACACAAAAAGAAAAAAAAGCGAGTGTTGTTATATTTATAGGGACGTTGTTTTTTGTATATTTTGTTTACCAATGGTTTGATAAATGGACTAGTTGGGTGGCTTACGCGGACACCATTACAACTGCTATCTTTTTTGTTGGTATGTGGTTAATGGCGAGACGTAAGATCGAAAATTGGATTTTTTGGATAATCGGTGATATTATCTCAGTGCCTTTGTATTTTTATAAAGGGTTTACATTTACATCTTTCCAATATTTAGGGTTTACAATAATTGCCATTTATGGATATTTAGCATGGAAAAAACACTTACGCAACAACCTGCAAATTGTATAA
- a CDS encoding DUF1569 domain-containing protein — protein sequence MFALGFFPRGKAKAPEHVKPPEVITKEAIISQMQLAKTNVSTIASLDKNAFFKHPLFGHINKKRVSRFLVMHTNHHIKIINDIVNK from the coding sequence TTGTTTGCACTCGGCTTCTTTCCAAGAGGAAAAGCTAAAGCGCCAGAACATGTTAAACCACCAGAAGTAATTACTAAAGAAGCTATAATTTCGCAAATGCAACTCGCAAAAACTAATGTTAGTACTATTGCAAGTCTAGATAAGAACGCTTTTTTTAAACACCCACTATTTGGTCATATTAACAAAAAAAGAGTCTCTCGTTTTCTTGTAATGCACACCAACCATCATATAAAGATTATAAATGATATTGTAAATAAGTAG
- the ahcY gene encoding adenosylhomocysteinase — translation MSTKNVAYVPNKVKDMSLAAWGRKEIILAEAEMPGLMSLREEYKNEQPLKGARIAGCLHMTIQTAVLIETLQALGAEVTWSSCNIFSTQDQAAAAIADAGTAVYAWKDMTEEEFDWCIEQTLFFGEDRKPLNMILDDGGDLTNMVLDKYPELSAGIKGLSEETTTGVHRLYERVKNGTLTMPAINVNDSVTKSKFDNKYGCKESAVDAIRRATDIMLAGKRVTVCGYGDVGKGTAASFKGAGSIVTVTEIDPICALQAAMDGFEVKKLETVVGNSDIVITTTGNKDIVRAEHFEAMKDKVIVCNIGHFDNEIQVGWLNEKHGNTKDTIKPQVDKYTIDGKDIILLAEGRLVNLGCATGHPSFVMSNSFTNQTLAQIELWKNSAAYKNDVYMLPKYLDEKVAKLHLEKIGVELTELAEYQADYIGVKVEGPYKPEHYRY, via the coding sequence ATGAGTACAAAAAACGTTGCTTACGTACCTAATAAGGTAAAGGACATGTCGCTTGCGGCTTGGGGAAGAAAAGAAATTATTTTAGCTGAAGCAGAGATGCCAGGTTTAATGAGTTTACGTGAAGAGTATAAAAACGAGCAGCCTTTAAAAGGAGCACGTATTGCTGGATGTTTACACATGACGATACAAACTGCTGTTTTAATTGAAACATTACAAGCTTTAGGAGCAGAAGTGACTTGGAGTTCTTGTAACATTTTCTCTACACAAGATCAAGCTGCTGCTGCTATCGCAGATGCAGGAACTGCTGTGTACGCTTGGAAAGATATGACTGAAGAAGAATTTGACTGGTGTATTGAACAAACCTTATTTTTTGGTGAAGATCGTAAGCCATTAAATATGATTTTAGATGATGGTGGAGATTTGACTAACATGGTATTAGACAAATACCCAGAATTATCTGCAGGAATCAAAGGATTATCTGAAGAAACTACAACTGGAGTACATAGATTATACGAGCGTGTTAAAAATGGTACATTAACAATGCCAGCTATTAACGTAAACGACTCTGTAACTAAATCTAAATTTGACAACAAATACGGATGTAAAGAATCTGCTGTAGATGCTATACGTCGTGCTACAGATATTATGTTAGCAGGTAAACGTGTTACTGTTTGTGGTTATGGTGATGTTGGTAAAGGTACTGCTGCCTCTTTTAAAGGTGCTGGTAGTATTGTAACCGTAACAGAAATTGACCCAATTTGTGCTTTACAAGCTGCAATGGACGGTTTTGAAGTAAAAAAACTGGAAACTGTTGTTGGTAATAGTGATATTGTAATTACTACTACAGGAAACAAAGACATTGTACGTGCAGAGCATTTTGAAGCAATGAAAGACAAAGTAATCGTTTGTAACATCGGTCACTTTGATAACGAAATCCAAGTCGGTTGGTTAAACGAAAAGCATGGTAATACAAAAGATACTATCAAGCCTCAAGTTGACAAATACACCATTGACGGAAAAGATATTATTCTTTTAGCAGAAGGACGTTTAGTAAACTTAGGTTGTGCAACAGGACACCCTAGTTTTGTAATGAGTAACTCATTTACTAACCAAACGTTAGCACAAATCGAACTTTGGAAAAACAGCGCAGCATACAAAAATGACGTATACATGTTACCAAAATATTTAGATGAAAAAGTGGCAAAATTACATTTAGAAAAAATTGGTGTTGAGTTAACAGAACTTGCAGAATACCAAGCTGATTATATTGGTGTAAAGGTTGAAGGACCATACAAGCCAGAACATTACCGTTACTAA
- a CDS encoding geranylgeranylglyceryl/heptaprenylglyceryl phosphate synthase: MTVYNDILSAKATKKKLLAILIDPDKFDLNLISQFANKIEESIITHIFVGGSTVEVEVTQKLVSALKPLTKLPIVLFPGDVTQISKDADAILFLSLISGRNPKYLIEKQIEAVSVLKNTNLEVIPTGYILIENGRETAVQRVTNTLPIPTALQSLVADTAKAGELLGKKLIYLEAGSGALYPVPLQMIKFVKQDLVIPLIVGGGIRSKQQLDDAYKAGADLVVIGTAFEKNIDFFNELKL, encoded by the coding sequence ATGACGGTTTACAACGACATACTTTCCGCGAAAGCGACAAAAAAAAAACTATTAGCAATTTTAATAGATCCTGATAAGTTTGATCTTAATTTAATATCGCAATTTGCCAATAAAATTGAAGAGTCTATAATTACGCATATTTTTGTAGGCGGAAGTACGGTGGAAGTAGAGGTGACGCAAAAATTAGTATCAGCTTTAAAACCATTAACAAAATTACCAATAGTATTATTCCCCGGAGATGTGACACAAATTTCAAAAGATGCCGACGCTATTTTATTTTTGTCATTAATTTCTGGACGTAATCCAAAGTATTTGATAGAAAAGCAAATTGAGGCAGTATCCGTTTTGAAAAACACAAATTTAGAGGTGATTCCAACGGGGTATATTTTAATTGAAAACGGAAGAGAAACAGCTGTTCAAAGAGTCACCAACACGTTGCCAATACCAACAGCATTGCAGAGTTTAGTGGCAGATACAGCAAAAGCTGGGGAGTTATTGGGTAAAAAGTTGATTTATTTGGAAGCGGGAAGCGGTGCTTTGTATCCAGTCCCTTTGCAAATGATTAAATTTGTGAAACAAGATCTAGTCATTCCGTTAATTGTTGGTGGTGGTATAAGAAGTAAGCAGCAGTTAGATGATGCTTATAAAGCAGGAGCAGACCTTGTTGTAATTGGTACGGCTTTTGAAAAAAACATTGATTTTTTTAACGAATTAAAACTATAA
- a CDS encoding 4'-phosphopantetheinyl transferase family protein: MPLYKTITPNSQTTVKIWKIDESYDHLIKGLDLKPESLTRVLGMKSELHQRGFLSVRHLLKAFGYSDQDLFYDANGKPHLKDGKQISITHSFTFSGVIISDNEVGIDIERQRDKIAVIAKKFVDYEFAYLDKYASDYISRLTVIWGIKESLYKLFATPGMLFREHFLVIPFTMKDTQTVCWIDYEGLKKRYTANYLEFEGFTCAYVIE; encoded by the coding sequence ATGCCTCTATATAAAACCATTACTCCTAATTCACAAACTACTGTTAAAATCTGGAAGATTGACGAGTCTTACGATCATTTAATCAAGGGTTTAGATTTAAAACCAGAGAGCTTAACTCGTGTTTTAGGTATGAAAAGCGAGCTACACCAACGCGGATTTTTAAGCGTACGTCACTTATTAAAAGCATTTGGCTATAGCGATCAAGATTTGTTTTACGATGCGAATGGTAAGCCGCATTTAAAAGATGGAAAACAGATCTCTATTACCCATAGTTTTACGTTTTCTGGTGTCATTATAAGTGATAATGAAGTGGGTATAGATATAGAGCGTCAGCGTGATAAAATTGCTGTTATCGCAAAGAAGTTTGTGGATTATGAGTTTGCTTATCTAGACAAATATGCTTCAGACTATATTAGTAGGCTAACTGTTATATGGGGAATTAAAGAATCCTTGTACAAATTATTTGCAACTCCAGGGATGTTATTTAGAGAACATTTTTTAGTGATTCCATTTACGATGAAGGATACTCAGACTGTATGTTGGATAGATTATGAAGGATTAAAGAAAAGATACACTGCAAACTATTTGGAGTTTGAAGGGTTTACATGTGCTTATGTTATAGAATAA
- the rpmA gene encoding 50S ribosomal protein L27: MAHKKGVGSSKNGRESESKRLGVKIFGGQAAMAGNIIIRQRGNTHHPGENVYQGKDHTLHARVDGLVKFTKKRDDKSYVSIEPFLA; this comes from the coding sequence GGGTTGGTAGTTCGAAGAATGGTAGAGAATCCGAATCAAAACGTTTAGGCGTTAAGATTTTTGGAGGACAAGCTGCTATGGCTGGAAACATTATCATAAGACAACGTGGTAATACGCATCACCCAGGTGAAAACGTATACCAAGGAAAAGATCATACTTTACATGCTAGAGTAGATGGTTTAGTAAAATTTACAAAGAAAAGAGACGATAAGTCTTATGTTTCTATTGAGCCTTTTTTAGCTTAA
- a CDS encoding thiamine-binding protein produces the protein MNISVDLTLSPLSDDFEQHVIDFIKALRASQFTVLENPLSTQIFGEFDQLMPFLNEKIKASFENQDICVLTMKVIKTDRSTYEPHF, from the coding sequence ATGAATATTTCAGTAGACTTAACTTTGTCTCCTTTAAGTGACGATTTTGAGCAACACGTCATTGATTTTATTAAAGCTTTAAGAGCGTCACAATTTACGGTTTTAGAAAACCCGTTAAGTACACAGATATTTGGTGAGTTTGATCAACTAATGCCTTTTCTAAATGAGAAAATTAAGGCGTCTTTTGAAAATCAAGACATTTGTGTGCTAACAATGAAGGTTATTAAAACGGACAGAAGCACGTATGAGCCACATTTTTAA